The following nucleotide sequence is from Glycine max cultivar Williams 82 chromosome 9, Glycine_max_v4.0, whole genome shotgun sequence.
gaatttcttaataattaagaaatctaattaaatttttttaaaaattaattaaagaatttgattgaaattttttaacaattcagaaatccaattattatttttaaataattaaagaaacttattaattattttaataattgaggaatgtaaatgaattttttaatttcaagtcaggaccaattatatattatatattaagccTAAAAAGAAAAACGTAGCCCATTCAGCAGCAGTTCACTTCACGTTCACTGCCTGGCTTCCCTAGGTTTTCTTCTCAGTTCTCACCTCGCTTTTCGCGCCACCTCTTCAGTCTTCATTCTTCTCACTTCAAGAATCACGACCCAACCGTGCAAACCTTTTCAGGTCTTCATTCTAACAGCTGCTTGCAATTTTAGGGTTTCTTTTCACTACTCTATTAGCTTTTCGAGGCTTTCTGTTTGTACCTTTTGTATACGTCTTATTTCAGACTAATAATTGTTGTTCTTAGCATCTATCTCATTATCATATTTGAAGTTAtgtcttgtttcttttctttttgatgtaATGATTGTATAGTATTGGTCAGGTCCAGCCCAACAGAAAGTGAGACCTAAAACAAAAATTGGAAGAGATTTCTACTTTAAAAAAAGAGTGATATGTGAGGCTTTTTAGTCAGCATGttgaccttttttattttttttttttactttaaaaaactaataacaaatgtTGGTAGGCCTAAAGTTCAAGAAGGTAGCTCTAAAGTTCAAGCTTTAGTTGTTTTAGCCTTGCGCTGACTCGGGTATTGTTTTAGTTCTAATATAGGTGCATGATCATGGTTTCACATGGTTAACTACCTGTTTATTCTACGTTGACCTgcgatttttgttaattaattactagTACTTTATTAATAGATATGTAATGtgctatttttttacaattttaaatttaggtgTGTAAATGGGGTTATCTGCCAAGAAATctagaaaaagaggaaaaagtgaCAGTGATTCAGATGACTACGATAATATGGAGTATGAAGAGGTATCCATTgctgcaaaattttagattttttaatttattgtgtaATAATTGTATAACGTTAGTGATTTCCTTATGAATTTTGATTAAGGGTTATTTTCCTGATGTAGGTGGAGGATGATTATGATGACGATGGTGAGGAggaggatgaagaagaagaacatgGAGAGGAAGTAACAGATGATGAAGATGGGACAGGAGAAAATAGTGAATGGAAGAATGATGAGATGGAACAGCTTGAGAAAGAATATAGAGATCTTCATCACCAGGAGCTGTGAGATTCCATTTAacatttgatatatatttaGTATATATTGCATACAGAACGTTCAACTATATTGCTATATTCAACATTTTGGAATTATGTCACCAACAAGTTTCAGTGAAGTCTTTGTTTTGGGTTTAATGTACTTGTTTTCCTAGTGCTATTTGTAATGAGcataagtttaattttgtgTCAAAGATCAAATATATTTAGTTGTATCAAATGTAGTACAGAGACACTAAAGTAGACTgcatactttaatatttttttttgctgctAGTATTAGGTAACCTAATGAATCATGCTCTTGGAAAAATGGATCAtgatacaattattttttgctaAGATTTTCAGTTGTGATTGTATTTATCTACCAAATCATAATGATTGTCCCTATAAGTtgtttcttgttgttgttgttgttcttattattattaactgtTTTGTTCTTCAATGTCTTGTTGTATTACTTACCAATAACAGTGTTGTTTTAGACTTGGAGTTCTCACATTTGTTCATAAGCATTGCAAAATATCTGCAAGATATTGCTTTCCCAGTTATGTTAATTTGGAATGTTACAGTTCCTTTGGTGCTATGCAGTATATTAATGTGTGAATTTTGGTCAGCTATCAGCCTGATGGTTTGAGTCATCTTACTAACTGTTAATAGTTCTTTCTATGAATGACTTGACTTATACTTAATCTATTTTACTTATTTCTCTTAATCTATAAGATTGTGCGGATTCTAAGATATTTGAAAGTTAACTTTCTACTTTTAGAGATACTTTGAAGAACTTGAAGCATCATAAGGATGAAGATCTTCATAAGGGTCAAGCTGTGAAAAGCCAGAAGGTGTAGTTTAATAGTTTGACCTGTACCCTggctatctttttttttttttgtttcattatgtTATAGGCTATTgtgtttggttatttttttgcCATTGATTTAATATTCTgtttccccttttgcttttcgCTGTAGTATGTTGAAGAATGTTTATTAGTTCTTAATTTGTCCATAGATGTTGTCAATCTTACCTATCAACTTTTCTTCAGTATCATTTTCATGGATTCTGTTTTGAGTTTGTAACAAGTAATAACAcaaccaaaatatttttcacctgAAGGCCCTCTGGTACAAAATTCTTGAGCTTAGATTCTTacttcagaagccattctcgaGCTCCAATAGTTTGCCACAGGTATTTTCCTACCTCAGTTTTAATgtgatttactattttatcttatctaaatGTCATGGCTAAACACGATTAAACTAAATTGTCTGCAGGAATCAATCAAGTCTTTGTTCTGTGAAACAGATGAGACAGTTAGAGTAGCATATTCAGATCTGCTGACTTCGTCCAAAGAGACTTTAGATTCTATATTGGAACTGCAAGAGGTGTGATTTTCTCTGGGATAAAATAATGAGAATTATTTTTCATGTCTGTTTCATATCTATGTTCTAGTGGAGACATGATTGTTTTGAATGTTTCGTTTATATATTTCACCAACTCTTGTCATATGAAGATTatgaagttttatatttttatatataatatatctgACCACAGATTTCATAGCCACTGATCCTTTTCCATGTTCCAGGCTCTTTTTGCTAAGAATCCATCAATTACCCAAGCCACAGTTGGTAACTggtttctctatttttcttatttcccTTTCTAGTTTCTTCCGTGATTTATCTGTCTTGTTATCTTTTTGTGCTTGATTGATATGTTGTTATGTGTAATAGCACATTTCTTGTAAGAAATAGCacattattttccctttttgttaCCTGTTATATGGACTGGGCTTCACTTACATTTTAGTATTATGTAGTATGCACTTGAAGCATATAGCATAGCAACTTATCCATTTGGAAGACTTTCATGCGATTTTTGTCACCAAGTTCCTATTATAATCTTTAACCAACTTGGTTAATGAAGGTGAACAcgtttgtgaataaaaaaatagccATCAAGCTGAAAATGGTTGGAAGAACTGAGAGAAGGAAAGTTGGAAGTGGGGCATGATTCTGTCTGAAGTTGATAAGTTTTTTGGCGGGGAAGAAGTATATGGGTGGAAGAGTTATCCATCCATGTACTTCTTTACAAATATAGGAAGGGGAAtcttctattatatatatatatatttttctttcttagctCTGATGTGTTTTACTAGGCAAATTTCCCCCTTTGGGGtacttttcaaaacaattttccGAAATGGGGTTGTTTTGAAAGTATTTCCTGCATGAGGCTCTTTTGGACGTAAAATGCATGGGGGCATAAAGCAAACCGCTAGTGGAACTGGCGAGTTTGCTATGCCGTGAAGGAATCGCCACTGGGAATGGCGATTTGGCCATGCATGGGgaaccgccagtcaaactggcgagttcCAACAGCTAGGCGTTAGAGTGTAGGGACGCAGCGAAGCAGGAAGGCAGCAGTGCAGAGGTAACTCGCCAACACGGCTGGCGTTTTGCTATGAGAGAGAGGACTCGCCAGTGGTACTGgcaagttgtattttttttaagagtgcttgttatatttttttaatctttctatGAAAAATACCCCGTATATGTTCATTTATTCTcttgattgattaattaatgttatttccCTTTTTCATTTCCTTATTATTTATCATGTGTCTATTATTAGacaattatttttgtcattttttattcgataaaaagcttttttttttctctccttatcTCCTAGGTTCACAAGAaaactttatatataaagagagagataCAAAGTGAGAGAGAATGTATTTaataaaacttcgtaccccattgcccagaggctcttcgctatacGAAGAGAATGtatttaataatgataaaaaattaataactattttttaacataaaaaataatttaatgatgatacaatgtaaaatagttttatatgatctaaatttaaaagtaataaaatttcacaaaaattaaatgaattgaatttattattgtttggaaaaagttttaaacaaaatcatgaaattttttaatgagtaaaatttcatttaaataattgaaagatAAATTCCACTTGAAATTGtatactttttaataatttgaagcTTTTAAtcttagttttaaaattaaataaataaatattttactgtCCTGGCTTATGGTAATTACGTAACACCATTTATTTTCAACTTTCGAATATTTTGTAcaacattataaaaatatttaagtatgaGAGTTTAAATTACATGATATAATTTCTTTCCCGCGAGATTCCTGTATGCATGGCTGGTTATTCACTAATTCATAACTCAAAaaagttgtaaaataaatttctgcACAAGGCACACATATGTAGAAACCTCGCCTGCAAAAGCTGCACCTCGCCTGCAAAGCCTGTTGgaactcgccagtttgactggcggttcCCCATGCATGGCCAAATCGCCATTCCCAGTGACAATTCCTTCACGGCACAGCAAACTCGCCAGTTCCACTGGCGATTTGCTTTATGCCCCCATGCATTTTACGTCCAAAAGAGCCCCATGCAGGAAATACTTTCAAAACAACCCCATTTCAggaaattgttttgaaaagtaCCCCAAAGGGGGAAATTTGCCTGTTTTACTACGGTTGAAATCATATAAAGAAACATCTAACCAAACAAGAAGGGTCCAGCAATTattcttttctcattttaagaaataattgaGTTTGGATATATTGCAATTTTAAATCAGTTTCATTCAGTGCCTTTTTGGTGTTAATAGTTTCtaaatttgaacaattaaaaagATTGTCATGCTATCATGTAATCGAATACAATTAGGCTTCATCTTCATGCTCATATTCTTGTACCTTGAATATGAGCAGGAAGATGAAGCCTAAATGTTAATATTCTTATGTGAATTTCAATATTGATTGCATATTTGCTTGAACCTTGAATATTGTTTCAAAGTAATGAACTTTATCACCCTCTTACTAAAGGTTCAGAAGGGTTATCAAAAGATTTAGAAGTTTCTGAGCATTTGGAAGACAATCTTGACCAAGAGTGGTCACAGATTTCACAGATGCACAAGAGGTATTTTCATAATCTTATAAATGCAGTATTATTCTGCTAcatattcattttctctattatcCTTTTCTTTGCATCAATAATGCTTGAAACTTCTCAATTATACATTTTTTGCACTTCATCTACATTTCTATCTTAAATACGTTGTGATGTGATTATTATGCATTTGATGCTATTCATGATTGTATCTTGCAGTATAGCTTCTTTCAGAGACAAGTCAATCAACAAATGGCAGCGGATGACACAAGTGACTACTGGTGCTGCTGCCATTAAGGGAAAATTTCATGCTTTTAATCAGGTCAGGTTCTTTAACTGGTATTGGGAATTTTCTTATGTGATAGGTGAGTATTTAATCCTAATTTTGTTGCCCCATCACACAGGATATTAGCAATCAAGTTGCTGCTTATATGAGAGATCCTAATAGAATGATCAATCAGATGCGGCTGAGAAGATCAGCTGTTAATATATTTGGATCTGTAATTCATTCTCTTAATCTTTAGTTGTTTTAAATTGTGCTGCATATTCCATATAAGGCTGAATGTTAGGAGTGTGTTAAAAGCTGATTTATTTACCTTTGTCATTGACTGCCACTTGTCTTCAGGTTCCAGAGGTTGACGATAAACATAAAGAAGCTGTAAGTCTTGTACAGTACTAATTTCTGACTTTTGCTTTGTTATCACTTATGTGAAAGACGTTCAAAATTCAATATCTTTTTGTGAGTTTATAGCATGTTGCCTAGCTTTGTGGAGGGGGGGTGATCTTTTCAATTTGTGATTTACAATCTTAACTTCCCTTCATGATcctaaattttcttataattttgattacctTGCTCTGCAGGAAACACGTACTGATGGTGATCCTGAACTTCTGGATGACTCTGAATTTTATCAGCAATTATTGAAAGAATTTTTTGAGACAGTTGATCCTTCATCGTCTGGTAAAAACTATTCTATTTGGCtgattagtttttataatatttctaaTGCAAAATACCATTTTCTTGCATTTAGGAGTTGATATTTGGTATAGTTTTAAGTTGCATACGGTCTTCAAAATGCACACCACCTTTAACATTTACAAATGACTGAATTTGAGTTTAGCTGGACTCGCCATCGTGATAGTTTTGTTATTGAACTTTCTATATGATCTAGATtttgcacttgcacatttggATATCTACTAGCATTTCCctgttatatataaaatatgaatgattCACAATGCTTGCTGCTTCTGAAAACTGCCATTTTGCCAAGCTTGTGAGAATAGTAAAAAAATCACggagatttatttttaaacactTGGAGAATTAAAAACAAGAACGGATTAAAATTACCTGGTTGTGTTCCTCTTTGTATTACCATCCCCTAAACAGCCTGTTGAAAATTTTCAGAGGCTTGAATTTACGTATTTTGCTTTCTCTCACCACAAGTTCCGTTATCACCCTAAAAGTAAGATATAGCtcctttcttaagagtgaaagtccattttttctcattttctactAATTTATCTCTACAGAGAAAGCATTTTATGCTTTGAAGAGAATGcaaccaaagaaaagaaaaattgttgatCGTCGTGCCTCAAAAAGTCGGAAGATAAGGTATTGAAAGATTActattttttccccttttctgttgtgtgtatgtgtgtgtatatatatattgcagtCATTTATGAActgaataattttttgaatgatTTGATGAAAGGTATAATGTTCACGAAAAGATAGTAAATTTTATGGCACCACTACCTGCCAATATTCCTCCTATGGCTCCGAAGTTGTTTGAGAATCTGTTTGGATTGAAGACAGAAAGATTATCATCATCTGCTGCAGCCTCGTAATCATGGTTGGCCGACAGCAATATTTGGCCTCACAGTTTTGCCCTTACTTTACATATGTTGTACACTAATTTGTCTTCTACATGATGTTGATTATTGaggaatttgatattttttcctCACAAGACAATTTTGCTGTAAATTTATTCAGATGACCTCATTTCTCCTTAGGTGTTTGTTCAACGAGGAGTGATACAGGTTCATGTATGATGGTAACCGATGCCCTAGTGCAATGGTGCTAGTATAATAGATTATAGTTATGGATTTTCAACGTTTCAGTTTTGAAATGCATGTTTGCCAGCCTCTTCCGTGAATTGTTGGTTTGATATTTGTCGCACAGTGCCAGAGTGAATTTGAGggtcaattttaaattaaaagtaatatgtGGAGTTcgcacatttttttatataaaagaatcaGAGATCATCGTCATGGATAATTGAAAGTCCATTGATAGAAGTCAAGAACAAAACCCAAAGCCAACCAAGGGTTAATATCAGACGAAAAGCTCCTCACTTACCTAGAGCTTGGTTCTCAAGAAGAAAATGAGCATGGAAGTGAATTTGAAGCTAGAGATGGCGATGGTGATGAGTGGGTTAATATGTTTTACAGCCGGTTGGGTTTTGTTCAAAGATCAATTTTGTAGTGACACATTCGAATATAAAATTtagggtaaaatatgttttggttcttgtaaaattttaaaaatattaattgttcttataaaaattaaaatatatttagggTTAATATGTTTTACAGCCGGCTGGGTTGTTTGAAGATCAATTTTGTAATGACAcatttgaatataaattttaggGCAAAATATGTTTGTGGtctctataaaatttaaaaagtattaattgtttctataaaacttaaaatatatttttggcggtctttaatgataattttttagacGATTATTTGATGTGATTATATACgtgtaatttgattaaaatattctAATGGATAAAAACCACCCGAAATTgctttctaattaaattaaataattttttgtgactAAAAATTTCCCCTAAACAATTTATGAAGGAGAAAGGTGGTATTGATGCACGCACAAGAGGGGAGGAGGTGGTGATGTATATTCAAATCTAGGTTCGATGATGACGATGACATTGCCACGAAGATAGATAGGGGAAAATCGAATtaagattctaaaattttatgagaatgaaattaatattttttaaattttatagagacctcaaacataatttacactaaaatttattattaagttaatatagacacattttatttatatttaacggtctaaaatcaattttattaaaacctGAAATAAACTGTCCAGGACTCCAAATTATCTTCTTAAGCTTAAACTTTGGGCTTCGTCAATGAGGCTTGGATGACCATGATAACCTAGGGAATTGCCTGGGGTACCCAACAATTTCCCAAAATGCCAAAAATACCCTTTATGGTATTTTTGGTTATACTTAGTGTAACTTGCTTCCGTTAAGGGTGGTTTGGAAACGTATTTGGTCTCCGGTGGTGTACGTGCGTTGGTGAGGAGTATACGGTGGATTTTGGTCGGTTTTcattgtcggagaagaagaggtACGTGAAATACATACGGATTGCTGATCCGTATAGgtcatacggattgtcaatccgtatggtCATATGGATTGTTGATCCGTATGATCAGTATAGTCATCATACGGATTGCTGATCCGTATAGCCATTTggattggcaatccgtatgagtcatacaaatttatttatttatttattatattataattgtgaatttaattgttaatttaattattaataatttggttaatttttttaatagttttagtAATATTACATTGCTTAAAATGAATAtactaatgattaataattaaacaaatttatatgagaatgattatgtatttacatgtttaactgaattatgaattttattgaaggatgtatttattagatttatataacattttaatgaaaaagtccAGTAAAATATTTTGTGTAAACAACTATATTTGTgtgaattgaatttgaatttgttaaatgttttattaagatTGATGAAGACCAGTGGATGTATGATAGTATgatgtctgaagaagttgaaATGAATGTTGAAAATGAGGAAGATGCTAATGTTAAAGTTGATTGCTCTGATGTCTTTAATACTTCTTAGGTATTTGtgtaatttgttgttgttggtacagTAATTATATAACATAGATGTTTACTCATGTCAAACCTGATTTGAATTGTGTTCTAGTTGTTTGGTAGCCGTGATGAAGTTTTACAATGGGCTCGATCGTTGGCTCATGACATTGGATTTGTTGTCGTTATAATGAGGTCAAACACCATATGAAAGGAGTGGAGAGTATAGGCCTAAGAAACATAATTTGGTAAGAACATGCATTGGCAATAGAAAATGAGGATGCCTTTTTAAGTTGCGTGCACAGCCAATTTTGGGAGGAGACGAATGGATGATGAAGTTAATTTGTGGGGTTCACAATCACGAAATGGAAAAGTCATTCGTTGGGCATCCATATGCAAGTTGACTGACAAAGAATGAgaagattgttgttgttgatatgaTGAAGTCCATGATGAAGTcaagaaatattttgttgacgttgaaggagcacaatgacaacagttatacaacaattaaacaaatttacaatgcaagacaTGCTtaccgttcttccataagagggagTAACACCGAAATGCAACAACTGAtgatgatgcttgatcaagaTCAATATATTCACTGGCATAAGTTGAAGGATGATAATGTTGTACGTGACTTATTCTGGAGCCATCCTAATGCAGTAAAGTTAACCAATTCTTGTAATTTGGTTTTTTTGAtcgacagtacctacaaaacaaataggtacaaattgtCGTTGCTTGATATTGTTGGTGTTACACCAACAGGAATGACATTCTTTGCCGGTTTTGCTTACTTGGAAGCAAAACGtcttaataatgttgtttaggCTTTAGAGCGATTCAGGGTCTTTTCATGAGAGTTGATGCACTCCCCGgggttattgtcactgacagggATTTGTCTTTGATGAATGCAGTAAAAACTGTATTCCCGGATGCTATGAACTTGTTGTGTCGGTTCCACATtgacaagaatgtgaaggcaaagtgCAAAATCTTGGTTTCTCAAAAGAATGCATGGGATTATGTGATGGAGGCTTGGGGGAGTTTGGTTGACTGTCCCAATGAGAGTTCTTTTGATGAGTACcttaaaaactttgaaatggaTTTCTCTCTGTGGCCTATGTTTGTGAACTATGTGTGTCAAACATGGGTGATTCCACACAAAGAAAGATTTGTGAAAGCATGGACAAAAAAAGTGATGCATCTAGGAAACACAACCACTAACATGTATgaatattgttttttgtttgtgttcatTTGTTGAAGTGTTGACTTAAATGAAAATGATGCGATTGTTTACACGTTTTTGTATATTTCATCTGTAGGGTTGAGAGTGCTCATTGGTTACTAAAGAGACTTCTACAAAACTCTGTTGGTGACATATTCAGTGTTTgggaagaaataaataatatgatgacACTTCATCACACCCAGATTAAAGCATTTTTATAGACAAGCCCGCACGTGGTTGGACATGTGTTTAAAAAAACCTTGTACAAAAAACTACTtggcatggtatcaaggtacgctttaattaatgaaattattgcTGAGTATGAGCGCGTAGCTTATGCAAGCAAAAACCCTTCACGATGTGGATGTGCCATGAGGAGTACCCATGGtcttccatgtgcatgtgagttgtttaaatatgttgttagctCCATACTGGAGACAATCCACATTTTTTTGCGGAGACTTAGTTTTTCAGATCAAGGGTTAAGTGAGACACAGGTGACCATAACTGAGGAGATGGAAACCATATCGAAACGCTTTGGGCAGCTCGATGTTTGTGGTAAAATACATTTGAAGTCAAAGCTACGAGAAATTGCTTATCCTGATATGAACTCCATGTGTCCTCCTCTAGAAAAGGTGAAGACCAAGGGTGCTCCAAAAAAACCGCTAACTAAACAAAAGTCAACAAAACGCGATCTGTCTTAttaggagtatgttgatgcgtTACAATTTGTGCAAATTAGTAATTCGTCAGTGAAACGTAGTGCATCATCATTTGAGGACCCAATACAGAGACAGAATATTCCAATGTTGAATGAATTTCATCCTTGCATCCAGGATTCTGTTGAAAACATTATTGATGTCATAGTAAATGATAATTATGGTTATCGTGCAATAGCTACGTTATTGGGTATGGGTGAAGAATCATGGTCATTGGTAAATAACCATCTACATAAACAAATGACTAGCTAATCTGAAGAGTATATCAACCTGGTTGGTGGCATAaagagatttgaggaattaaagcaTTCTCTACTTGTTGACGACTTATCTAAGGTgcgtaattttattattatgtcattttttgttaaaataacattttaagtaACCACTATTTGTTGTCTATTACATGTAGGTTACCATGGACAAGTGGATGAATATTATGGATATAGGATACGTCATTGCTTCACGATACAATGTCATCGTTGTTTCTCTTTcacaacaacaaagcatgacattttttcctcttagaagtcagcCGCCACCAGATTCTTCTGTGCATCGTGTaatatgaaaatcattttgtacATGTAATTGCATAATTATGATGTTAATAAAACTCCTAACACTGTAGTTGGGTATCTAACTTTCAATTTGTTTGTCGTTATGTAACAGGTTTTGTTATGAGACCAATGTCCTTTACCACCAGTGGCGTTGCTGTGGAGTACACATTGTCattctcaggcaaagcagtggCCCACTCTGTACATAGCTAGAATGCAACATTACATAACTTTGTCTAGGCTAAAAACCGAATTTGTTGATTTAGGTGAACCAtgaacataaaattttattaccaTTGACGTTTgtgtaaattataatttttttgacattCAGAATTTTGCTTTCAGTcagtatttttaaaagtaataatcATACAGTTTCGTTCGCTAATGGACACGAAttcaaacattacattaacttcaacatagtggaaacaaataaaaattgcatgaaAAACTACAATTAAGTAATActaagtttacattgaatcatGTTGCGACCGAGACACGTCGTCTTCCATTTCCATTACCTGTTTACTAAAAACAGCTTAAATTTCTATTGACCCAAATTGTTTCCAGTAGTGAGACTGTACTAAGACCTTTAGCACGTCATCGTTAGTTTTCagctcaataattttaaatttgataactTTGTCTGAATACTCATAGTGACTTGGTTGTCGAAAAAACAATCGccttaccgtttgtgattcatgaataccataagggggaatcccTTGAGGTGTaacttgcttgatcaaatccttcagttcatcgatggtacacttggaaggaatgtcaaacttttttggattttttcctgtgaacgagtAACCAACAAAGTCATGTTGGCATGACATGTTTCACCTCCCGTTGTAATATAGTAgtgcatcatgagtaggggtcatgGTGGCTTGAAGTAAGTTTAATATACCATCTAGTGTTCTACCaatggtgcataataactcaatcgggccaacacacaaaaattgattattacacattaacattgtcttaacatcatcatcatttttcaattgcatacattgaaagcaAAATTGGTTACCTGCAtaataaatttcatccaaaaattgtttgtcagttagctgaagggtattgtgcaTTCTGCTTTTTAGCGTTTCAAAATCACAAGTGTTAGGTACTCAAATGAGTATTGGAGTGGAAGTTTGGAAATAAACACCACTTTCgttgtgaataatcgatcca
It contains:
- the LOC100787681 gene encoding putative uncharacterized protein DDB_G0270496, with product MGLSAKKSRKRGKSDSDSDDYDNMEYEEVEDDYDDDGEEEDEEEEHGEEVTDDEDGTGENSEWKNDEMEQLEKEYRDLHHQELDTLKNLKHHKDEDLHKGQAVKSQKALWYKILELRFLLQKPFSSSNSLPQESIKSLFCETDETVRVAYSDLLTSSKETLDSILELQEALFAKNPSITQATVGSEGLSKDLEVSEHLEDNLDQEWSQISQMHKSIASFRDKSINKWQRMTQVTTGAAAIKGKFHAFNQDISNQVAAYMRDPNRMINQMRLRRSAVNIFGSVPEVDDKHKEAETRTDGDPELLDDSEFYQQLLKEFFETVDPSSSEKAFYALKRMQPKKRKIVDRRASKSRKIRYNVHEKIVNFMAPLPANIPPMAPKLFENLFGLKTERLSSSAAAS